Proteins encoded by one window of Halorubrum ruber:
- a CDS encoding amidohydrolase, which translates to MTEAADRIFVNGEVHTLADPEDGGDADDGGDAVHEAVAVRDGKIIRTGRTHDVELLAGVDTDVVDLDGRVLLPGFVDAHTHLTTVGRYLVHADLSAADSPDAAVDLLVERAAEVESEPSGGETPDGDGEAEDWVLGYGYDESTWDESRYLTRADLDRVSTERPVAAFREDMHVAAVNGVALDRFADDLADAPDETVPTGGDGEVIGGDGEPTGVLLEAAIDPIYRAVEPDREETREIVEAALEHCAARGITGFHDMVRDSHAPRVYRDLDAAGELTARVRINYWSDHLDAAREVGLATNAGSEMVETGAIKSYTDGSLGGRTARLSEPYADAPDETGQWVVDPEELNETVAEATEAGFQFTAHAIGDEAVDAVLDAYEDASRIDAGEARHRIEHVELADDEAIERLAETGVVASVQPNFLKWAREDGLYEARLGPERTAETNRYRDMLDAGVELAFGSDGMPMDPLFGVHHAVNAPAEFQRLTVTEALRAYTSGAAYAGFDEDRLGTVEPGKRADLVALDASPWEADNAIDDIDVALTVVDGEVVFDGR; encoded by the coding sequence ATGACCGAGGCCGCGGACCGGATCTTCGTGAACGGAGAGGTACACACGCTCGCGGACCCGGAGGACGGCGGCGACGCAGACGACGGCGGCGACGCGGTTCACGAGGCCGTCGCCGTTCGCGACGGCAAAATCATCCGGACCGGGCGGACCCACGACGTGGAACTGCTCGCCGGCGTCGACACCGACGTGGTCGACCTCGACGGTCGCGTTCTCCTCCCCGGATTCGTCGACGCGCACACCCACCTCACCACCGTCGGCCGCTACCTCGTCCACGCGGACCTCTCCGCGGCGGACTCCCCGGACGCGGCCGTTGACCTGCTCGTCGAGCGCGCGGCGGAAGTGGAATCCGAGCCGAGCGGCGGCGAGACGCCGGACGGCGACGGGGAAGCGGAGGACTGGGTGCTGGGATACGGCTACGACGAGTCGACGTGGGACGAGTCGCGCTACCTGACCCGCGCGGACCTCGACCGCGTCTCGACCGAGCGCCCGGTCGCGGCGTTCCGCGAGGACATGCACGTCGCCGCGGTCAACGGCGTCGCGCTCGACCGCTTCGCGGACGACCTCGCCGACGCCCCCGACGAGACGGTGCCGACCGGCGGCGACGGCGAGGTGATCGGCGGCGACGGCGAGCCGACCGGCGTTCTGCTCGAAGCCGCCATCGACCCGATCTACCGGGCGGTCGAGCCGGACCGCGAGGAGACGCGCGAGATCGTCGAGGCCGCGCTGGAGCACTGCGCCGCCCGCGGGATCACCGGCTTCCACGACATGGTCCGGGACTCGCACGCGCCGCGAGTCTACCGCGACCTCGACGCGGCCGGCGAGCTCACCGCCCGCGTCCGGATCAACTACTGGAGCGACCACCTCGACGCGGCCCGCGAGGTCGGCCTCGCGACGAACGCCGGAAGCGAGATGGTCGAGACCGGCGCGATCAAGTCGTACACGGACGGGAGCCTCGGCGGCCGGACGGCCCGGCTCTCGGAGCCGTACGCGGACGCGCCCGACGAGACCGGCCAGTGGGTCGTCGACCCCGAGGAACTGAACGAGACGGTGGCGGAAGCGACCGAGGCTGGCTTCCAGTTCACCGCCCACGCCATCGGCGACGAGGCGGTCGACGCCGTGCTCGACGCCTACGAGGACGCCTCGCGGATTGACGCGGGCGAGGCGCGCCACCGGATCGAACACGTCGAGCTGGCCGACGACGAAGCCATCGAGCGGCTCGCCGAGACGGGCGTCGTCGCGAGCGTCCAGCCGAACTTCCTGAAGTGGGCGCGGGAGGACGGCCTCTACGAGGCGCGACTGGGGCCCGAGCGCACCGCCGAGACGAACCGCTACCGCGACATGCTCGACGCGGGCGTCGAACTCGCGTTCGGCTCCGACGGGATGCCGATGGACCCGCTGTTCGGCGTTCACCACGCAGTCAACGCCCCCGCCGAGTTCCAGCGGCTCACCGTCACCGAGGCGCTGCGTGCGTACACGAGCGGCGCCGCCTACGCCGGCTTCGACGAGGACCGACTCGGGACGGTCGAGCCGGGGAAGCGGGCCGACCTCGTCGCGCTCGACGCGTCGCCGTGGGAGGCCGACAACGCGATCGACGATATCGACGTCGCGCTGACCGTCGTCGACGGCGAGGTCGTGTTCGACGGCCGATAG
- a CDS encoding translation initiation factor IF-5A produces the protein MPREQKQVRELQEGSYVMMDDAPCKINHYSTAKPGKHGSAKARVEGKGVFDDKKRSLSQPVDAKVWVPIIERKQGQVVNVSGDEVQVMDLDTYDTFTMRIPEGEDFTSDDNIEYLDYEGQRKIIG, from the coding sequence ATGCCGCGAGAGCAGAAGCAGGTTCGCGAACTCCAGGAGGGCAGCTACGTGATGATGGACGACGCGCCCTGTAAGATCAACCATTACAGCACCGCCAAACCCGGTAAACACGGCAGCGCGAAGGCCCGCGTCGAGGGGAAGGGCGTCTTCGACGACAAGAAGCGCTCGCTCTCGCAGCCGGTCGACGCGAAGGTGTGGGTCCCGATCATCGAGCGCAAGCAGGGACAGGTCGTCAACGTCAGCGGCGACGAGGTCCAGGTGATGGACTTAGACACCTACGACACGTTCACGATGCGGATCCCCGAGGGCGAGGACTTCACCTCGGACGACAACATCGAGTACCTCGACTACGAGGGCCAACGGAAGATCATCGGGTAG
- the speB gene encoding agmatinase yields the protein MFPGATTDREAASYVVVGAPLDATTTFQPGTRFGPDRVRKFAETYDDYDRRTDSRFSALGVHDAGDVRPWDDVEAYLDHLAAELRSVVYDDATPLLLGGEHTVTYAGVDAVDPDVLVVADAHLDLREAYDGNPWNHACVTRRCLDDLGVDRAVIVGARTGSEAEWERAADADVEVIPPEDAREWLDALDGEDAFGDDSVYCSVDVDALDPAYAPGTGTMEPFGLEPREVRDFVRAVAPYADGFDVVEVNDRDDGQAAALAGKLLREFVYAHAAGENGPGE from the coding sequence ATGTTCCCCGGGGCGACGACCGACCGCGAAGCTGCTTCCTACGTGGTCGTCGGCGCTCCGCTCGACGCCACGACCACTTTTCAGCCGGGCACCCGGTTCGGACCGGACCGGGTCCGGAAATTCGCCGAGACGTACGACGACTACGACCGCCGCACCGACAGCCGCTTCTCCGCGCTCGGCGTCCACGACGCCGGCGACGTGCGTCCGTGGGACGACGTCGAGGCGTACCTCGACCACCTCGCCGCCGAGCTGCGGAGCGTCGTCTACGACGACGCGACCCCCCTCCTCCTCGGCGGCGAACACACGGTCACGTACGCGGGCGTCGACGCCGTCGACCCCGACGTCTTAGTCGTCGCCGACGCGCATCTCGACCTCCGCGAGGCGTACGACGGGAACCCGTGGAACCACGCCTGCGTCACGCGCCGCTGCCTCGACGACCTCGGTGTCGACCGCGCGGTGATCGTCGGCGCGCGGACCGGGTCCGAGGCGGAGTGGGAGCGGGCGGCCGACGCCGACGTCGAGGTCATCCCGCCCGAGGACGCTCGCGAGTGGCTCGACGCGCTCGACGGCGAGGACGCGTTCGGAGACGACTCCGTCTACTGCTCCGTCGACGTCGACGCCCTCGATCCCGCCTACGCGCCCGGAACCGGGACGATGGAGCCGTTCGGACTGGAGCCCCGCGAGGTCCGCGACTTCGTCCGCGCGGTCGCCCCCTATGCCGACGGGTTCGACGTCGTCGAAGTGAACGACCGCGACGACGGGCAGGCGGCGGCGCTCGCGGGCAAACTGCTGCGGGAGTTCGTCTACGCGCACGCGGCCGGCGAAAACGGGCCGGGCGAGTGA
- a CDS encoding aminotransferase class I/II-fold pyridoxal phosphate-dependent enzyme, with protein MRIDPFGLERWFAEHEHEADIMLAESGIRSLDASRFDLDPGKLGYVIPTNGDPEFRASVGDRYDRSADEVLFTCGTQEANFLTFLSLLGDEGAVDGEGDASDADAAGVGSGTHAVVVTPTYQALHAVPDAFGDVTRVELEPPEWELDPDAIADAARDDTAVIVVNNPNNPTGQYHDEAAMRAVYDVAVERDAYLLCDEVYRLLADEPQPPVASYGAHGISTTSLTKAYGLAGLRFGWIAGPEPVVERAWQWKDYTTISPSLFGQHVAKQALGRREDRILAENRELAADHRETVAEWVDQHDLDWLDPVGVNAFVTVPDGFDDAEAFCRTVVEEASVVLAPGNLFGFPDRFRIGFGLPTEELEEGLDRVSRVIEDHAAPSDSAATTGGDA; from the coding sequence ATGCGCATCGACCCGTTCGGCCTCGAACGCTGGTTCGCGGAGCACGAACACGAGGCCGACATCATGCTGGCCGAAAGCGGCATCCGGTCGCTCGACGCGAGTCGGTTCGACCTCGACCCCGGGAAGCTCGGCTACGTCATCCCGACCAACGGCGACCCCGAGTTCCGGGCGTCCGTCGGCGACCGCTACGACCGCTCCGCCGACGAAGTCCTCTTCACCTGCGGCACGCAAGAGGCGAACTTCCTAACGTTCCTCTCGCTGCTCGGCGACGAGGGCGCCGTCGACGGGGAGGGCGACGCCTCGGACGCCGACGCGGCGGGCGTCGGCTCCGGCACCCACGCCGTCGTCGTCACCCCCACCTATCAGGCGCTCCACGCCGTCCCCGACGCCTTCGGGGACGTCACCCGCGTCGAACTGGAGCCGCCGGAGTGGGAACTGGATCCCGACGCGATCGCCGACGCGGCCCGCGACGACACGGCCGTGATCGTCGTCAACAATCCGAACAACCCGACCGGGCAGTACCACGACGAGGCCGCGATGCGGGCCGTCTACGACGTCGCCGTCGAGCGCGACGCCTACCTGCTCTGCGACGAGGTGTACCGCCTGCTCGCCGACGAGCCGCAGCCGCCGGTCGCGAGCTACGGCGCGCACGGTATCTCCACCACCAGCCTCACGAAGGCGTACGGGCTCGCCGGACTGCGGTTCGGCTGGATAGCCGGCCCGGAGCCGGTCGTCGAGCGCGCGTGGCAGTGGAAGGACTACACGACCATCTCGCCGAGCCTCTTCGGCCAGCACGTCGCGAAGCAGGCGCTCGGCCGGCGCGAGGACCGGATCCTCGCCGAGAACCGCGAGCTTGCGGCCGATCACCGCGAGACGGTCGCAGAGTGGGTCGACCAGCACGACCTCGACTGGCTCGACCCGGTCGGCGTCAACGCGTTCGTCACTGTCCCTGACGGCTTCGACGACGCGGAGGCGTTCTGCCGGACGGTCGTCGAGGAGGCGAGCGTCGTCCTCGCGCCCGGAAACCTGTTCGGCTTCCCGGACCGCTTCCGGATCGGGTTCGGCCTCCCGACCGAAGAGCTGGAGGAGGGGCTCGACCGCGTGAGCCGCGTGATCGAGGACCACGCAGCGCCCTCCGACTCGGCCGCAACGACCGGAGGTGACGCCTGA
- a CDS encoding AI-2E family transporter, whose product MVLTRQRLLAVLLVALATLAAAVLAEVLRTVVFAVTVAYVLYPLRQRLVGRGLSRRIACAVATAVAFVGATLLVAPLLYALYRRRSELIAILEGIPDVVPISVGGFETVVEIAPFVAAAEAWLREVALAVAAAAPVLVLELVVFTFLVYGILYRPNAVGTAVFGVVPAEYHDIPARLHERTRRTLYSIYVLQAATAAGTFVLALAVFRLLGYGSPVLLAVIAGVLQFVPVVGPSVLIVALGVGDLLVGETGRAVAVLVVGLVVVAFVPDAVIRTQLADWTGKISPGLYFVGFVGGILTLGAVGVIVGPLVVSLLLETVDMLSETGASADATAERRDSTD is encoded by the coding sequence ATGGTTCTCACCCGGCAACGGCTGCTGGCGGTGCTGCTCGTCGCGCTGGCGACGCTCGCGGCGGCCGTGCTGGCAGAGGTGCTGCGGACGGTCGTGTTCGCGGTCACCGTGGCGTACGTCCTCTACCCCCTCCGCCAGCGGCTCGTCGGCCGCGGCCTCTCGCGGCGGATCGCGTGCGCCGTCGCCACCGCCGTTGCGTTCGTCGGCGCCACGCTCCTCGTGGCGCCGCTGCTGTACGCGCTGTACCGGCGCCGGTCGGAGCTGATCGCGATCCTCGAGGGGATCCCGGACGTCGTCCCGATCAGCGTCGGCGGGTTCGAGACGGTCGTCGAGATCGCGCCCTTCGTCGCGGCCGCCGAGGCGTGGCTCCGGGAGGTCGCGCTGGCGGTCGCGGCCGCCGCGCCGGTGCTCGTCCTGGAGCTCGTCGTGTTCACCTTCCTCGTCTACGGGATCCTCTACCGACCGAACGCGGTCGGAACGGCCGTCTTCGGCGTCGTCCCGGCCGAGTACCACGACATCCCGGCTCGGCTCCACGAGCGGACGCGGCGGACGCTGTACTCGATCTACGTGCTTCAGGCCGCGACCGCGGCCGGGACCTTCGTCCTCGCGCTCGCGGTGTTCCGGCTCCTCGGCTACGGCTCGCCGGTCCTGTTGGCCGTCATCGCGGGGGTCCTCCAGTTCGTCCCCGTCGTCGGCCCGAGCGTGCTGATCGTCGCGCTCGGGGTCGGCGACCTGCTCGTGGGTGAGACCGGGCGAGCGGTCGCCGTGCTGGTGGTCGGCCTCGTCGTCGTCGCCTTCGTCCCGGACGCGGTGATCCGGACCCAGCTCGCCGACTGGACCGGGAAGATCTCTCCCGGGCTGTATTTCGTCGGCTTCGTCGGCGGCATTCTCACGCTCGGCGCAGTCGGGGTCATCGTCGGCCCCCTCGTCGTGTCGCTGCTCCTCGAAACCGTCGACATGCTCTCCGAGACCGGCGCCTCGGCCGACGCCACCGCCGAGCGCCGCGATTCGACGGACTGA